The following proteins are co-located in the Scylla paramamosain isolate STU-SP2022 chromosome 37, ASM3559412v1, whole genome shotgun sequence genome:
- the LOC135091222 gene encoding protein FAM200C-like — translation MSVEGAPVMLGQNSAFGALVKADAPHIIVTHCVLHRHALATKNLPPKLAEVLKIVVDCVKYVRNSALKHRIFKELCNEMGSEFEQQHCHADCFENSEFILILVYMADIFDALNHLNQQMQGGGANIIKVEEKLKT, via the exons atgtcagTTGAAGGAGCGCCAGTCATGCTGGGACAAAACTCTGCTTTTGGTGCGCTGGTGAAAGCCGATGCACCACACATCATTGTGACGCACTGTGTTCTGCACAGGCATGCGTTGGCAACAAAAAATTTGCCTCCAAAACTGGCAGAAGTATTAAAAATTGTAGTGGATTGTGTAAAGTATGTGCGAAATAGTGCTCTGAAGCACCGCATCTTCAAAGAGCTGTGTAATGAAATGGGCTCTGAATTCGAG cagcaacattgTCATGCAGATTGCTTCGAAAATTCTGAGTTCATTCTCATTTTGGTGTACATGGCCGATATCTTCGATGCTCTCAATCATCTCAATCAGCAGATGCAAGGCGGTGGCGCCAACATCAtcaaagtggaagaaaaactgaagacttaa